One window of the Lytechinus variegatus isolate NC3 chromosome 3, Lvar_3.0, whole genome shotgun sequence genome contains the following:
- the LOC121411875 gene encoding uncharacterized protein LOC121411875, translating into MKLNENQIFEINNESVFVFMLQYSGGGPPKSIDFISEKVLEAVATEVREGLASSQNEAGLGECTSSQDLEVAALAEDTNQSMVNDEEDLDLGDDIGDIQVLENLDTVTQLVTCPPDVIHADLLRISGQLDTIIDLLVNRQRGGNEQ; encoded by the exons atgaaattgaatgaaaatcaaatttttgaaatcaataacgaatctgtatttgtttttatgctTCAATATTCAGGAGGAGGACCCCCAAAGTCTATAGATTTTATATCTGAAAAGGTATTGGAAGCCGTAGCAACCGAAGTGAGGGAGGGGCTGGCGAGCTCCCAGAACGAAGCTGGGTTGGGT GAATGCACAAGCTCCCAGGATTTGGAGGTTGCTGCCCTCGCCGAAGACACGAACCAGAGCAtggtcaatgatgaagaagactTGGACTTGGGAGATGATATTGGGGATATTCAGGTTCTTGAGAACTTGGACACAGTGACACAACTTGTTACTTGTCCCCCCGATGTTATCCATGCTGACCTGTTGAGAATCAGTGGTCAGTTAGATACGATAATAGATCTTCTTGTCAATAGACAGCGGGGAGGCAATGAACAATAA